Proteins encoded in a region of the Roseateles sp. SL47 genome:
- the gtfA gene encoding sucrose phosphorylase, which yields MKNQVQLITYVDRLGGGGLQALRDLLTAGDGHPLRDAFGGVHLLPFFYPIDGADAGFDPIDHTQVDPRLGDWSDLADLGSRIEVMADVIVNHMSSQSPQFLDYLARGEDSAHAGLFLTLDAVFPAGANEALLTQVYRPRPGLPLTVLPLADGSKRVFWTTFTPQQIDINVEHPLGEAYLDTILQRFAEAGIRSIRLDAAGYAIKRAGQSCFMMPETFDFIAGFSARARQRGIEVLVEIHSYYRRQIEIARQVDWVYDFALPPLVLHAFAFRTAEPLKHWAEIRPANALTVLDTHDGIGIIDIGADAADRTGSPGLVPPQELDALVEWVHNNSQGESRQATGAAASNLDLYQVNCTFFDALGGHERNYLLARAVQFFMPGIPQVYYVGLLAGRNDMALLRQTGVGRDINRHRYSREEIEARLQDGVVRQLLDLIRLRNTHPAFSGEFHVGESDGRCLRLFWTLGAHRAELFVDFGAPDLHELRYTREGESEAVMRFA from the coding sequence ATGAAGAACCAAGTCCAACTCATCACCTATGTCGACCGCCTGGGTGGCGGCGGTCTCCAGGCCCTGCGCGACCTGCTCACGGCGGGGGACGGCCATCCGCTGCGCGATGCATTCGGCGGCGTCCACCTGCTGCCGTTCTTCTATCCGATCGACGGAGCGGACGCCGGCTTCGACCCGATCGACCACACCCAGGTCGACCCACGCCTGGGTGACTGGTCCGACCTGGCGGACCTGGGCAGCCGCATCGAGGTCATGGCGGATGTCATCGTCAACCACATGTCCTCGCAGTCGCCGCAGTTCCTGGACTACCTGGCGCGGGGTGAAGACTCCGCCCATGCGGGCCTGTTCCTGACGCTGGACGCGGTATTTCCGGCCGGTGCCAACGAGGCGTTGCTCACGCAGGTGTATCGCCCCCGGCCCGGGCTGCCGCTGACGGTGCTGCCGCTGGCGGATGGCAGCAAGCGGGTGTTCTGGACCACCTTCACGCCGCAGCAGATCGACATCAACGTGGAGCATCCCCTGGGTGAGGCCTACCTGGATACGATCCTGCAGCGGTTTGCCGAGGCCGGCATCCGCAGCATCCGGCTGGACGCGGCCGGCTACGCCATCAAGCGCGCGGGGCAGTCCTGCTTCATGATGCCGGAGACCTTTGATTTCATCGCCGGCTTCAGCGCCCGGGCGCGCCAGCGGGGCATCGAGGTGCTGGTGGAGATCCACAGCTACTACCGCCGCCAGATCGAGATCGCGCGGCAGGTGGACTGGGTCTACGACTTCGCGCTGCCGCCGCTGGTGCTGCACGCCTTCGCCTTCCGCACGGCGGAGCCGCTCAAGCACTGGGCGGAGATTCGTCCGGCCAATGCGCTGACGGTGCTGGACACGCATGACGGCATCGGCATCATCGACATCGGCGCCGATGCGGCGGACCGCACCGGGTCCCCCGGCCTGGTGCCCCCGCAGGAGCTGGATGCGCTGGTGGAATGGGTGCACAACAACAGCCAGGGCGAGAGCCGCCAAGCCACGGGGGCGGCCGCCTCCAACCTCGATCTGTACCAGGTCAACTGCACCTTCTTCGACGCCTTGGGCGGCCACGAACGCAACTACCTGCTGGCGCGGGCGGTGCAGTTCTTCATGCCCGGAATTCCGCAGGTGTATTACGTGGGCCTGCTGGCGGGCCGCAACGACATGGCGCTGCTCAGGCAGACCGGGGTCGGGCGGGACATCAACCGGCACCGCTACAGCCGGGAGGAGATCGAGGCTCGCCTGCAGGATGGCGTGGTACGGCAGTTGCTGGACCTGATCCGCCTGCGCAACACGCATCCTGCCTTCTCCGGCGAGTTCCATGTCGGCGAGAGCGATGGGCGCTGCCTGCGGCTGTTCTGGACGCTGGGGGCGCATCGGGCGGAGCTGTTCGTCGACTTCGGCGCCCCCGACCTGCATGAGCTGCGTTACACCCGGGAGGGTGAGTCGGAAGCGGTGATGCGGTTTGCCTGA
- a CDS encoding MFS transporter, producing MTGHKPRLTLGQIVNMNVGFLGIQFSFGLQQSNMSPIYKYLGADEATLPLLWLAGPVTGLLVQPLVGAISDRTVTRWGRRTPYFLIGAVLCSLGLLLMPMSPALWFAAGLLWILDAANNVTMEPYRAYVSDRLDESQHVSGFLIQSAFTGLAQTLAYLTPSLLVALGMSRDAVAGNHIPQTTSMAFYLGAVLSISTVWWSVRRVPELPLPPREMEKLRGQSRSVGAIVGEIVAAVREMPETMRRLWWMKLFQWYAMMCYWIYIVPCLSRSLFGTADATSAGFREAGLLNGQIGGFYNFVAFIAALAMLPVTRRLGARRVHAVSLVAAGVAMWCIPMVRDRAWLFLPMLGIGVAWASIMGNPYVMLAGCIPPERAGVYMGIFNMFIVLPMLIQMLTLPLIYDRFLHGDPGNVLRLAGVLMLLAAIATLRVPGRAPAGSPSIVRASE from the coding sequence ATGACCGGCCACAAGCCCCGCCTGACCCTGGGGCAGATCGTGAACATGAATGTCGGCTTCCTCGGCATCCAGTTCAGCTTCGGTCTGCAACAGAGCAACATGAGCCCCATCTACAAGTACCTGGGGGCCGATGAAGCCACGCTGCCGCTGCTGTGGCTGGCCGGGCCGGTCACCGGCCTGCTGGTGCAGCCGCTGGTGGGCGCCATCAGCGACCGCACGGTGACCCGCTGGGGCCGGCGCACGCCGTACTTCCTCATCGGCGCCGTGCTGTGCAGCCTGGGGCTGCTGCTGATGCCGATGAGCCCGGCGCTGTGGTTCGCCGCCGGCCTGCTGTGGATCCTGGACGCGGCCAACAACGTGACCATGGAGCCTTACCGGGCCTATGTCAGCGACCGGCTGGACGAATCCCAGCATGTCTCGGGCTTTCTGATCCAGAGCGCCTTCACCGGGCTGGCGCAGACCTTGGCGTATCTCACGCCCTCGCTGCTGGTGGCGCTGGGCATGAGCCGCGATGCCGTGGCCGGCAACCACATCCCGCAGACCACCTCGATGGCGTTCTACCTGGGGGCGGTGCTGTCCATCAGTACGGTGTGGTGGTCGGTGCGGCGGGTGCCGGAGCTGCCGCTGCCGCCGCGCGAGATGGAGAAGCTGCGGGGCCAGTCCCGCTCGGTGGGCGCCATCGTCGGCGAGATCGTCGCCGCCGTGCGGGAGATGCCGGAGACGATGCGGCGCCTGTGGTGGATGAAGCTCTTCCAGTGGTACGCCATGATGTGCTACTGGATCTACATCGTGCCCTGCCTGTCCCGCTCCCTGTTTGGCACCGCCGACGCCACCTCGGCCGGCTTCCGTGAAGCCGGGCTGCTGAACGGACAGATCGGCGGCTTCTACAACTTCGTGGCCTTCATCGCCGCGCTGGCCATGCTGCCGGTCACCCGGCGGCTGGGCGCGCGGCGGGTGCACGCCGTCAGCCTGGTGGCCGCGGGGGTGGCCATGTGGTGCATCCCGATGGTGCGGGACCGCGCCTGGCTCTTCCTGCCCATGCTGGGCATCGGCGTGGCCTGGGCCAGCATCATGGGCAACCCCTACGTGATGCTGGCGGGCTGCATTCCGCCGGAGCGCGCCGGCGTGTACATGGGCATTTTCAACATGTTCATCGTGCTGCCGATGCTCATCCAGATGCTCACGCTGCCATTGATCTACGACCGCTTCCTGCATGGCGACCCCGGCAACGTGCTGCGCCTGGCCGGGGTGCTGATGCTGCTGGCCGCCATCGCCACCCTGCGGGTGCCGGGGCGGGCCCCCGCGGGTTCCCCGTCCATTGTCCGTGCCTCCGAATAG